One genomic segment of Paraburkholderia phymatum STM815 includes these proteins:
- a CDS encoding amino acid ABC transporter ATP-binding protein, with the protein MNAPVDMPASSTLGSMQSGRTPLIEVRDLRKRFGDVEVLRGVDLDIARSEVVCIIGPSGSGKSTLLRCLAALETYDQGDVRIEGELLGYTERNGKRMRASQGEINRVRRNVGMVFQQFNLWPHMTALGNVMEALLRVRHLSRDAAKQRANTMLETVGLAHKGDAYPAKLSGGQQQRVAIARALAMEPHIMLFDEPTSALDPELVGEVLQVMKQLARDGMTMAVVTHEMGFAAQVADKVVFIDQGHIAVQGKPHDVFHDANQPRLRQFLQNYFDRNAFWSRGADSADPV; encoded by the coding sequence ATGAATGCACCCGTCGACATGCCCGCTTCTTCTACCCTCGGTTCGATGCAATCCGGCCGCACACCGCTGATCGAAGTGCGCGATCTGCGCAAGCGCTTCGGCGATGTTGAAGTGTTGCGCGGCGTCGATCTCGACATTGCCCGCTCGGAAGTGGTCTGTATCATTGGGCCGTCGGGCTCCGGCAAGAGCACGCTGCTGCGTTGCCTCGCCGCGCTCGAGACTTACGATCAGGGCGACGTGCGCATCGAAGGCGAACTGCTCGGCTATACGGAGCGCAACGGCAAACGCATGCGCGCTTCCCAGGGCGAGATCAATCGCGTGCGCCGCAACGTCGGCATGGTGTTTCAGCAATTCAATCTGTGGCCGCATATGACCGCCCTCGGCAACGTGATGGAAGCACTGCTGCGCGTGCGGCATCTGTCGCGCGACGCCGCGAAACAGCGTGCCAATACGATGCTGGAAACGGTCGGTCTCGCGCACAAGGGTGATGCGTATCCCGCGAAACTCTCCGGCGGTCAGCAGCAGCGCGTGGCAATTGCACGCGCGCTCGCGATGGAACCGCACATCATGCTATTCGACGAGCCGACCTCGGCGCTCGACCCCGAACTCGTCGGCGAAGTGCTGCAGGTCATGAAGCAGCTTGCGCGCGACGGCATGACGATGGCCGTGGTCACGCACGAGATGGGCTTCGCTGCCCAGGTCGCAGACAAGGTGGTGTTCATCGACCAGGGGCACATCGCCGTGCAAGGCAAGCCGCACGATGTCTTTCACGACGCGAACCAGCCGCGTCTGCGCCAGTTCCTGCAAAATTACTTCGACCGCAACGCGTTCTGGTCGCGCGGCGCGGACAGCGCGGACCCGGTATGA
- a CDS encoding amino acid ABC transporter permease produces the protein MQQFDPTVITHNLQPIAAGLVTTLGTWVAGVAIGLLVGFLIAVLQLFCGRWVRGMLRVYIELFRGTPFLVQLFLLYYGGPSIGITLEPLTAGVLGLGLYGSAYFAEAFRSGFQSIPRGHLEAASCLGLTRWQAVLRIQVPQMLVLIVPALTNLIIVLSKETAVLSIVTVPELTFVLTGIGSATFAFVETLLMLCVCYLALVELTSRAGMWAEARIARFMA, from the coding sequence ATGCAGCAATTCGATCCCACCGTCATCACGCACAACCTTCAACCAATCGCAGCCGGTCTGGTAACGACGCTCGGCACGTGGGTCGCAGGCGTCGCGATCGGCCTTCTGGTCGGCTTCCTCATCGCCGTGCTGCAACTCTTTTGCGGGCGTTGGGTGCGCGGCATGTTACGCGTGTATATCGAACTGTTTCGCGGCACGCCGTTTCTCGTGCAGCTTTTTTTGCTCTACTACGGCGGACCGTCCATCGGTATCACACTCGAGCCATTGACAGCAGGCGTGCTCGGTCTCGGCCTGTATGGCAGCGCCTATTTCGCGGAAGCGTTCCGCTCCGGCTTTCAATCGATCCCGCGTGGCCATCTCGAAGCGGCATCGTGCCTTGGCCTCACGCGCTGGCAAGCGGTGCTGCGTATACAGGTGCCGCAAATGCTGGTGCTGATCGTGCCCGCGCTCACGAATCTCATCATCGTGCTCAGCAAGGAAACCGCGGTGCTGTCGATCGTCACGGTACCCGAACTGACCTTCGTCCTGACGGGCATCGGCTCGGCGACGTTCGCGTTCGTCGAAACGCTGCTGATGCTGTGTGTGTGCTATCTCGCACTCGTCGAACTCACGTCGCGCGCCGGCATGTGGGCGGAAGCACGCATCGCCCGCTTCATGGCCTGA
- a CDS encoding amino acid ABC transporter permease — MFSAHVFAQGFPLLLQAALATIGISLTGLVIGFFVGIGVCSARLSSNFVAQRFGGAYVFFFRGVPMLVQLLLVYYLLPFVGINVSPIVAAISAVSLCSASYIAEILRGGFMNIPPGQIEAARMLGLSPLDMLRRIQVPQAFRMTLPSLVNEMVLLIKASSLISVVGVAEITRTAQNIAASTYRPLEAYLAAGLIYFVICGALALVAHAAEHRLMHT; from the coding sequence ATGTTCAGCGCCCACGTTTTCGCTCAAGGTTTTCCGCTCCTGCTGCAAGCTGCGCTCGCGACCATCGGTATTTCGCTGACGGGACTCGTGATCGGCTTCTTCGTCGGCATCGGCGTATGCTCGGCGCGGCTGTCGTCGAACTTCGTCGCGCAACGCTTCGGCGGCGCGTATGTGTTCTTCTTTCGCGGCGTGCCGATGCTCGTGCAACTGCTGCTCGTCTATTACCTGCTGCCCTTCGTCGGCATCAACGTATCGCCCATCGTCGCCGCGATCAGCGCCGTATCGCTGTGTTCCGCTTCGTATATTGCAGAAATTCTGCGCGGCGGCTTTATGAACATCCCGCCGGGACAGATCGAAGCTGCGCGCATGCTGGGTCTCTCTCCCCTCGACATGCTGCGGCGCATTCAGGTGCCGCAAGCGTTTCGCATGACATTGCCTTCGCTCGTCAACGAGATGGTGCTGCTGATCAAGGCGTCGTCGCTCATTTCCGTGGTCGGCGTGGCCGAAATCACACGCACGGCGCAGAACATCGCGGCCAGCACCTATCGGCCGCTCGAAGCGTATCTCGCAGCGGGTCTGATCTATTTCGTGATCTGCGGCGCGCTCGCACTCGTTGCGCACGCCGCCGAGCATCGGCTGATGCATACCTGA
- a CDS encoding transporter substrate-binding domain-containing protein: MGIFAGWKCRLAMVALCAAASVASVSAHAEDQLAKVRKAGELVVGTEMQFAPFDFLENGQQAGFNKDLFAEIGKELGVKVRFIDLPWPSVLPGLEAGKFDMVGGPLTVTKARMERYTYTLPVADATDALLKRANDASIKQSSDIVGKTVGAGKGSAQLDQLKAYIATLPKQPEVREYVDNNQAYADLAAGRIAAVANSMTNIAYVAKQRPETFAVVTPPFGAKVYFAYCLRKDADSKPLADAFNAALVKMHNDGRLAALQKKWFGVTMDAPTTMPTPNY; the protein is encoded by the coding sequence ATGGGTATCTTTGCAGGCTGGAAGTGTCGTCTCGCGATGGTGGCGTTGTGTGCCGCCGCATCTGTTGCAAGCGTCAGCGCACACGCGGAAGACCAACTCGCGAAGGTCAGGAAAGCAGGCGAACTCGTCGTCGGCACGGAGATGCAGTTCGCGCCGTTCGACTTTCTCGAGAACGGTCAGCAGGCAGGCTTCAATAAAGACCTGTTCGCCGAAATCGGCAAAGAACTCGGCGTGAAGGTGCGCTTCATCGATCTGCCCTGGCCAAGCGTGCTGCCCGGCCTCGAGGCAGGCAAGTTCGACATGGTGGGCGGTCCGCTCACGGTGACGAAAGCGCGCATGGAGCGCTACACGTACACACTGCCCGTCGCCGACGCCACCGACGCGCTGCTCAAGCGAGCAAACGACGCATCCATCAAGCAGTCGTCGGATATCGTCGGCAAGACGGTGGGTGCAGGCAAAGGCTCCGCGCAACTCGACCAGTTGAAGGCCTACATCGCGACGCTGCCGAAGCAGCCCGAAGTGCGCGAATACGTCGACAACAACCAGGCATATGCAGACCTCGCGGCGGGCCGCATCGCTGCCGTCGCCAACTCGATGACGAACATCGCGTATGTCGCGAAGCAGCGCCCCGAAACGTTCGCCGTCGTGACGCCGCCGTTCGGCGCAAAGGTGTACTTCGCGTACTGCCTGCGCAAGGACGCGGACAGCAAGCCGCTCGCCGATGCGTTCAACGCCGCGCTCGTCAAGATGCACAACGACGGCCGTCTCGCGGCCTTGCAGAAGAAGTGGTTCGGCGTGACGATGGACGCGCCCACCACGATGCCGACACCCAACTACTGA
- a CDS encoding isopenicillin N synthase family dioxygenase yields the protein MSATSAATARIPIIDLAGVRGGDRDALARAGREIRDACTTIGFFYIVNHGVPQAAIDRAEKAARQFFAFPVETKRRVAVNRRHRGFNALGDATMYQAKRPDYKEFYSIGLELPENDPDVLAGQALRGPNNWPDFMPELQPALYSYYEEVGACGADLLRAVATGLGVSEDFFASRYTKRMQRTQMVYYPPQPPQSDEEQFGVAPHTDYGCITLLWQDRVGGLQVREIANDTWIDAPPIEGSFVVNVGDLLARWTNDRFRSTLHRVINASGRERYSIATFYDPTYTSPVDPHDLGTADADCKYEPVAAGDYILGRINSSMGYRKKLAAAQGTSQGIE from the coding sequence ATGTCGGCCACGAGTGCAGCAACCGCGCGCATCCCCATCATCGACCTCGCCGGCGTGCGCGGCGGCGACCGCGACGCGCTCGCGCGCGCGGGCCGCGAGATCCGCGACGCGTGCACGACGATCGGCTTCTTCTACATCGTGAATCATGGTGTGCCGCAGGCGGCGATCGATCGTGCGGAAAAGGCCGCGCGCCAGTTCTTCGCCTTTCCCGTCGAAACGAAACGGCGCGTGGCCGTGAATCGGCGGCATCGCGGCTTCAATGCATTGGGCGACGCGACCATGTATCAGGCGAAGCGTCCCGACTACAAAGAGTTCTACAGCATCGGCCTCGAGCTGCCCGAGAACGACCCCGATGTGCTGGCAGGCCAGGCGTTGCGCGGGCCGAACAACTGGCCGGATTTCATGCCCGAATTGCAGCCCGCGTTGTACAGCTATTACGAGGAAGTGGGCGCGTGCGGCGCGGATCTGTTGCGCGCAGTGGCGACGGGCCTCGGCGTGAGCGAAGATTTTTTCGCATCGCGCTACACGAAGCGCATGCAGCGCACGCAAATGGTCTACTATCCGCCGCAGCCGCCGCAATCCGATGAAGAGCAGTTCGGCGTGGCGCCTCATACCGACTACGGCTGCATCACGCTGTTGTGGCAGGATCGGGTAGGCGGCCTGCAGGTGCGCGAGATCGCGAACGATACGTGGATCGACGCACCGCCCATCGAAGGCAGCTTCGTCGTGAATGTCGGCGACCTGCTGGCGCGCTGGACGAATGACCGCTTTCGTTCGACGCTGCATCGCGTGATCAACGCATCGGGCCGCGAACGTTATTCCATCGCGACGTTCTACGACCCGACCTATACGTCGCCCGTCGATCCGCACGACCTGGGCACGGCGGATGCCGACTGCAAGTACGAGCCCGTCGCAGCGGGCGACTATATTCTCGGGCGCATCAATAGTTCGATGGGCTATCGGAAGAAGCTGGCAGCAGCGCAAGGCACATCACAAGGGATCGAATGA
- a CDS encoding FAD-binding oxidoreductase, whose translation MTMNQGATLASTLAALREALGDDAVRVGDEIGERPMTDWTRHEPTRPAALLLPRTTEQVARALMICNDARQSVVPQGGMTGLAGGSIPRAADIALSLDRLAGVEEIDSAAATITVRAGTTLQTAQEAAAQAGFELALDLGARGSCQIGGNLATNAGGNRVIQSGTARDQVLGLEVVLANGAVLSSLNKMVKNNTGYDLKHWFIGSEGTLGVITRAVLKLQPQRASRHTALVALRDYGQAVNLLRRLSTRFGNDIGAFEIMWPDFFDFGVKLTGTRSPFGEAHPLYALIEHASFDAGDDGSRFSGVLTEALEEAAIRDAVIAQSVADTRALWAIRECTAEFPVKLDPINFDVSLPIGEIGAFVDRCRAALDRKWPSNESYFFGHIGDSNLHVTTDGHSVPGVDHHDVYALVYGMLAPLRGSVSAEHGIGSLKREFLPVSRSMEELAVMKAIKHALDPNGILNPGKLFC comes from the coding sequence ATGACCATGAACCAGGGTGCAACGCTTGCGTCGACATTGGCCGCGTTGCGCGAAGCATTGGGCGACGACGCTGTGCGTGTCGGCGATGAAATCGGCGAACGCCCGATGACGGACTGGACGCGTCACGAGCCGACGCGTCCCGCTGCGTTGCTGCTGCCGCGCACGACGGAGCAGGTCGCGCGTGCCCTCATGATCTGCAACGACGCTCGTCAGAGCGTGGTGCCGCAAGGCGGCATGACGGGCCTCGCGGGCGGCTCGATCCCGCGTGCTGCGGATATCGCGTTGTCGCTGGACCGGCTTGCAGGCGTCGAGGAAATCGACAGCGCGGCGGCGACCATCACGGTGCGCGCCGGTACGACGTTGCAGACGGCACAGGAAGCGGCCGCGCAAGCCGGCTTCGAACTCGCGCTCGATCTCGGCGCACGGGGTTCCTGCCAGATCGGCGGCAATCTCGCGACGAATGCGGGCGGCAATCGCGTGATTCAATCGGGCACGGCGCGCGATCAGGTGCTGGGTCTCGAAGTTGTGCTGGCGAACGGCGCAGTGCTGAGTTCGCTGAACAAGATGGTGAAGAACAACACGGGCTATGATCTCAAGCACTGGTTCATCGGCTCGGAAGGCACGCTCGGCGTGATCACGCGCGCAGTGCTGAAATTGCAGCCGCAACGGGCGTCGCGGCACACGGCGCTGGTGGCATTGCGCGATTACGGGCAGGCCGTGAACCTGCTGCGCAGGCTGTCGACGCGCTTCGGCAACGACATCGGCGCGTTCGAAATCATGTGGCCGGACTTCTTCGATTTCGGCGTGAAGCTGACGGGCACGCGTTCGCCGTTCGGCGAAGCGCATCCGTTGTACGCGTTGATCGAGCATGCGAGTTTCGATGCCGGCGACGACGGCTCACGCTTTTCAGGCGTGCTCACTGAGGCACTGGAAGAAGCCGCGATCCGTGACGCGGTGATTGCGCAGTCGGTTGCCGATACGCGCGCGCTGTGGGCCATCCGCGAGTGCACGGCGGAGTTCCCCGTCAAGCTCGACCCGATCAATTTCGACGTGAGCTTGCCGATTGGCGAGATCGGTGCGTTCGTCGATCGCTGCCGTGCCGCGCTCGATCGCAAATGGCCGAGTAACGAGTCGTACTTCTTCGGCCATATCGGCGATTCGAATCTGCATGTGACCACCGACGGGCATTCCGTCCCCGGCGTCGATCATCACGACGTGTATGCGCTCGTCTACGGCATGCTCGCACCGCTGCGCGGTTCGGTGTCGGCAGAGCATGGCATCGGCTCGCTCAAGCGCGAGTTCTTGCCCGTGTCGCGCTCGATGGAAGAACTGGCCGTCATGAAGGCGATCAAGCATGCACTCGATCCGAACGGCATTTTGAATCCGGGCAAACTGTTTTGCTGA
- a CDS encoding alpha/beta fold hydrolase, whose amino-acid sequence MNRLSSALSAMKDHYEVVVVGSGYGGAIAASRMARAKRSVCLLERGREFMAGDFPATQLEGVAQVQYNTSVAQIGSPLALLEVHVNPDANVVVGCGLGGTSLINANVALKPDARLWDDPRWPAAVRADQANLELCYARATTMLGATPVPDDYPDLPKLDALELSAKRLDMSNRFYRPPITVTFKDGKNAAGVDQKRCNGCGDCNSGCNHGAKNSTHMNYLPDAVAHGAQIFTGAAVHSVVRDEKRGVWCVRYQPADLKRELYDAPEMFVTADIVILSAGTLGSTAILLRSAQAGLSVSTQLGKHFTGNGDVLAFAFNTDKVINGVGWGTHPAGDIPPVGPCIAGIIDHRDTPNVKDGFVIEEGSIASPIGLGLMGVLGVAAPAEGVEMPDPEGEPLLADEARIAESILRGPHHGAMRNTQTWLVMAHDDESGQITVEDGRPRVSWPNAGKQPIYETVEKTLIEATSALGGSYVRNPISSDMFQNRTVTVHPLGGCGMADDAAHGVVDQAGRVFSGVQGNAVHEGLYVMDGAVMPLSLGVNPLLTISALAERNCEQLAQSRGWQIDYDSAGNTAPPPAPKIGLRFTETMIGTFYAGDVKPEGQQDNRAEGTPISFTVTVVSDDLDDMLANRQHQAHMIGTLTCTALSPQPMTVNDGIFNLFVVDETNVDRRNMNYRMTLDTVDGKHFYLTGQKIITHTSLTELWTQTNTLYAKVRESAADDAPVIGHATLVITPENFLKQQRTIEVTNAPDVETRLAYTLKFGRFFAGVLYTEYGGVAAPLQYFDPDAPPRMRRTLRAPAPQITYFDTEDGKTLRLARYHGGDKGPLLLIHGSGVSSRIFSTDLIGTNLVEFLCAAHYDVWLVDLRVSIELPSATERTTADDIARYDIPAAVAKVRELTGADQIQVFGHCLGALAFSMSLMSGLKGVRSAVLSQVSAHPVPGLLQRIKAGLHTPQILQHLGVKDMTAYTRHEKWPHNLLDEALKFFPVGHDESCDSPVCHRATFLYGLLYEHAQLDERLHANLQELFGIHDVELFNQLAAMVRAGHVVDANGDDVYLPNLDGMKLPIAFIHGTENLCYLPTSTEMTYDLLVERFGPDNYERHLIEGYGHIDCVFGKRAALDVFPTIVRHLDAH is encoded by the coding sequence ATGAACCGCTTGTCCAGCGCCCTTTCGGCGATGAAGGACCATTACGAGGTGGTGGTGGTGGGTTCCGGCTATGGCGGCGCGATTGCCGCAAGCCGCATGGCACGTGCGAAACGCAGCGTGTGCCTGCTTGAGCGCGGGCGCGAGTTCATGGCGGGCGATTTTCCCGCCACACAACTCGAAGGTGTCGCGCAGGTGCAGTACAACACGAGCGTCGCCCAGATCGGCTCGCCGCTCGCGCTGCTCGAAGTGCATGTGAACCCGGATGCAAACGTCGTGGTCGGCTGCGGACTCGGCGGCACCTCGCTGATCAACGCGAACGTCGCTCTCAAGCCCGACGCACGCCTTTGGGACGACCCGCGCTGGCCCGCCGCCGTGCGCGCGGACCAGGCGAATCTGGAGCTGTGCTACGCGCGAGCAACGACAATGCTCGGCGCGACGCCCGTCCCCGACGACTATCCCGATCTGCCGAAACTCGACGCTCTGGAGTTGTCCGCGAAACGGCTCGATATGAGCAACCGTTTCTACCGTCCGCCCATCACCGTGACGTTCAAGGACGGCAAGAACGCGGCGGGTGTCGACCAGAAGCGCTGCAACGGCTGCGGCGACTGCAACTCGGGCTGCAATCACGGCGCGAAGAACTCGACGCACATGAACTATCTGCCCGACGCCGTCGCGCACGGCGCGCAGATTTTCACGGGCGCGGCCGTGCATTCGGTGGTGCGCGACGAGAAGCGAGGGGTCTGGTGCGTGCGCTATCAGCCTGCCGATCTCAAGCGCGAACTGTACGACGCACCGGAAATGTTCGTGACAGCCGATATCGTGATTCTTTCCGCGGGCACGCTGGGCTCGACCGCGATCCTGCTGCGTTCGGCTCAGGCCGGCCTATCCGTGTCGACGCAGCTCGGCAAGCACTTCACGGGCAACGGCGACGTGCTCGCGTTCGCGTTCAACACCGATAAGGTGATCAACGGCGTCGGCTGGGGTACGCATCCCGCAGGCGACATTCCGCCCGTCGGCCCGTGCATCGCGGGCATCATCGACCATCGCGACACGCCGAACGTGAAGGACGGCTTCGTGATCGAAGAAGGCTCGATCGCGTCACCAATCGGCCTCGGCCTGATGGGCGTGCTCGGCGTCGCGGCGCCCGCCGAAGGCGTCGAGATGCCGGATCCGGAAGGCGAGCCGCTGCTCGCGGACGAAGCGCGTATCGCCGAGAGCATCCTGCGCGGCCCGCATCACGGCGCGATGCGCAACACGCAGACATGGCTGGTGATGGCGCACGACGACGAAAGCGGCCAGATCACCGTCGAAGATGGCCGGCCGCGCGTGAGCTGGCCGAACGCGGGCAAGCAGCCGATCTACGAGACCGTCGAAAAGACGCTGATCGAAGCCACCAGCGCGCTGGGCGGCTCGTACGTGCGCAATCCGATCTCGAGCGACATGTTTCAGAACCGCACCGTCACCGTGCATCCGCTGGGCGGCTGCGGGATGGCGGACGATGCGGCGCATGGCGTCGTCGATCAGGCGGGCCGTGTGTTTTCCGGCGTGCAGGGCAACGCGGTGCACGAGGGGTTGTACGTGATGGACGGGGCGGTGATGCCGCTCTCGCTCGGCGTGAACCCTCTGCTGACCATTTCGGCCCTCGCCGAGCGCAATTGTGAGCAACTTGCGCAGTCGCGCGGCTGGCAGATCGACTATGACTCCGCAGGCAACACGGCGCCGCCGCCGGCGCCGAAGATCGGCCTGCGCTTCACCGAGACGATGATCGGCACGTTTTACGCAGGTGACGTCAAACCGGAAGGCCAGCAGGACAACCGCGCTGAAGGCACGCCCATCAGCTTCACCGTGACCGTCGTATCCGACGATCTCGACGACATGCTCGCGAACCGCCAGCATCAGGCGCATATGATCGGCACGCTGACCTGCACCGCGCTGTCGCCCCAGCCCATGACCGTAAACGACGGCATCTTCAACCTGTTCGTCGTCGATGAAACGAATGTCGACCGGCGCAACATGAACTACCGGATGACGCTCGATACCGTCGACGGCAAGCATTTCTATCTGACCGGTCAGAAGATCATCACGCATACGTCGCTGACGGAATTATGGACGCAAACCAATACGCTCTACGCAAAGGTGCGCGAGTCCGCTGCCGATGACGCGCCGGTAATCGGCCACGCGACACTCGTCATCACGCCGGAGAACTTTCTCAAGCAGCAGCGCACGATTGAAGTGACGAACGCGCCCGACGTCGAAACGCGCCTCGCCTACACGCTGAAATTCGGCCGTTTCTTTGCAGGCGTGCTTTACACGGAATACGGCGGCGTCGCCGCGCCATTGCAGTACTTCGACCCCGATGCCCCGCCGCGCATGCGCCGCACGTTGCGCGCGCCCGCGCCGCAGATCACCTACTTCGATACCGAGGACGGCAAGACGCTGCGGCTTGCGCGCTATCACGGCGGCGACAAAGGGCCGTTGCTGCTCATTCACGGTTCGGGCGTATCGAGCCGCATCTTTTCGACCGACCTGATCGGCACGAATCTCGTCGAGTTCCTGTGCGCCGCGCATTACGACGTGTGGCTTGTCGATCTGCGCGTGAGCATCGAACTGCCGAGCGCCACTGAACGCACTACGGCCGACGACATCGCGCGCTACGACATACCCGCTGCCGTCGCCAAGGTGCGCGAGTTGACGGGCGCCGATCAGATCCAGGTATTCGGCCATTGCCTGGGCGCGCTGGCGTTCAGCATGTCGCTGATGTCGGGGCTGAAGGGCGTGCGTTCCGCCGTACTGTCGCAAGTCTCCGCGCATCCTGTGCCGGGACTGTTGCAGCGGATCAAGGCGGGGCTGCACACACCGCAGATCCTCCAGCATCTTGGAGTCAAGGACATGACCGCTTACACGCGGCACGAAAAGTGGCCGCACAATCTGCTCGACGAAGCACTGAAGTTCTTCCCCGTCGGGCACGACGAATCCTGCGACAGCCCGGTGTGCCATCGCGCGACGTTCCTGTATGGGCTGCTGTATGAGCACGCGCAGCTCGACGAAAGGCTGCATGCGAATCTGCAGGAGCTATTCGGTATTCACGATGTCGAGCTGTTCAACCAGCTCGCTGCGATGGTGCGCGCGGGGCATGTCGTGGACGCGAATGGCGACGATGTCTATCTGCCTAACCTCGACGGCATGAAGCTGCCGATCGCGTTTATTCACGGGACGGAAAATCTCTGCTATCTGCCCACCAGCACGGAGATGACGTACGACCTGCTCGTCGAGCGTTTCGGGCCCGACAACTATGAGCGGCATCTGATCGAAGGCTATGGACACATCGATTGCGTGTTCGGGAAACGCGCGGCGCTCGATGTGTTTCCGACCATCGTCAGGCATCTGGATGCGCACTGA
- a CDS encoding ATP-binding response regulator, with product MRADPIQRAIDEDLVRVLYAQDPIAFFTHWFSIAVLVAIYWNNIPHPHLFAACFIFYGFANCASLALWMCNRRWPEAVSPRTWINLHAARGALLYAAPGLAIWFAFQSPHTDLPILHTVMLVTLAAGVFMSNGFDVANFVTAIPFLLLPAIVLHFGTHTFDRTILAIVLAFFFCAINVYALSYRKLFQRVVQARVDQQALAESLAAQKLVAEEASLAKTRFFAAASHDLRQPLHAIGLLAASLNDSSATPVQHAKTASNIANNVEALNQLFNQVLDLARLESGVTQVIRLHFRLSELFDRVGSQYWPQAAAKGLALRIAPTDAVIHDDPVLLERILSNLLSNAVRYTEAGAIWMGYRRAGQREGGYIEVRDSGIGIPKAEQERIFEEFYQVANPRRDARQGHGLGLPTVKRLVEMLGGKLQLRSTPGRGSVFRFPVRAGDPLRIVAGLNDSTVSGAAALGRHVLCIDDEPAILEGIESLLGRWGCVVRGVPDEPHALQAIDEGFMPDAVLCDYQLANHRTGAQALGAVREALRGRGRERVVTLLITGDMASVELEALALQGIPVLHKPVTPARLRRTLEMLWQQPGAVADAPGERAQRVTAQQPATTRG from the coding sequence ATGCGGGCCGATCCCATCCAGCGCGCCATCGACGAAGACCTCGTGCGCGTGCTGTACGCGCAGGACCCGATTGCCTTCTTCACGCACTGGTTCTCGATTGCCGTGCTGGTGGCGATCTATTGGAATAACATCCCGCATCCGCATCTTTTCGCGGCCTGCTTCATCTTCTATGGCTTCGCCAATTGCGCGAGCCTTGCGCTGTGGATGTGCAACCGGCGCTGGCCCGAAGCCGTGTCGCCGCGCACGTGGATCAACCTGCACGCGGCGCGCGGCGCGCTGCTCTATGCCGCGCCGGGCCTGGCCATCTGGTTCGCGTTCCAGAGCCCGCACACGGATCTGCCCATCCTGCACACGGTGATGCTGGTCACGCTGGCGGCGGGCGTGTTCATGTCGAACGGCTTCGACGTCGCCAACTTCGTGACGGCGATTCCCTTTCTCCTGTTGCCGGCGATCGTGCTGCACTTCGGCACGCATACATTCGACCGCACGATTCTCGCGATCGTCCTCGCGTTCTTCTTCTGCGCGATCAACGTGTACGCGCTCAGCTACCGAAAGCTGTTCCAGCGCGTCGTGCAGGCGCGCGTCGATCAGCAGGCGCTGGCCGAATCGCTCGCCGCTCAGAAACTCGTCGCCGAAGAGGCGAGCCTCGCGAAGACGCGCTTCTTCGCCGCGGCCAGCCACGATCTGCGTCAGCCGCTGCATGCAATCGGGTTGCTCGCGGCATCGTTGAACGACTCGTCGGCCACGCCCGTGCAGCACGCGAAGACGGCCAGCAACATCGCCAATAACGTCGAGGCGTTGAACCAGCTATTCAACCAGGTGCTCGATCTCGCGCGGCTCGAAAGCGGCGTCACGCAAGTCATCAGGCTGCATTTCCGGCTCTCGGAACTGTTCGACCGCGTCGGCAGCCAGTACTGGCCGCAAGCGGCCGCGAAAGGGCTGGCGCTGCGCATCGCGCCGACAGACGCGGTGATTCACGATGACCCCGTGCTGCTGGAGCGGATTTTGAGCAACCTGCTGTCGAACGCGGTGCGCTACACGGAAGCCGGCGCGATCTGGATGGGCTACCGGCGCGCGGGGCAGCGCGAGGGCGGCTATATCGAAGTGCGCGATTCGGGCATCGGCATTCCGAAGGCCGAGCAGGAGCGCATCTTCGAAGAGTTCTATCAGGTCGCCAATCCGCGGCGCGACGCGCGCCAGGGGCACGGCCTCGGGTTGCCGACCGTCAAACGGCTGGTCGAGATGCTCGGTGGCAAACTGCAATTGCGCTCCACGCCGGGGCGCGGCTCCGTGTTCCGCTTTCCCGTGCGCGCAGGCGATCCGCTGAGGATTGTCGCCGGGCTCAACGATTCGACCGTCAGCGGCGCGGCGGCGCTTGGGCGCCATGTGCTCTGCATCGACGACGAACCGGCCATCCTGGAGGGCATTGAGAGCTTGCTCGGGCGCTGGGGCTGCGTGGTGCGTGGCGTGCCCGACGAGCCTCACGCGCTGCAGGCCATCGACGAAGGCTTCATGCCCGACGCCGTTCTGTGCGATTACCAGTTGGCCAACCACCGGACAGGCGCGCAGGCGCTCGGCGCGGTGCGCGAGGCGTTGCGGGGGCGCGGCCGGGAGCGCGTCGTGACGCTGCTGATTACGGGCGACATGGCGTCGGTCGAGCTGGAAGCCCTGGCGTTGCAGGGCATTCCCGTGCTGCACAAGCCGGTGACGCCCGCGCGGCTGCGCCGCACGCTCGAGATGCTGTGGCAGCAACCGGGCGCCGTCGCGGACGCGCCAGGCGAGCGCGCGCAACGGGTGACGGCGCAACAGCCTGCCACCACGCGCGGCTGA